Sequence from the Microbacterium dextranolyticum genome:
TGGGCGCGGATCGGCTGGGGATACGAGCCCGGCCAGCTGACCAAGGCCGTCGAGCAGGACCGTCAGCTGTTCGAGTTCGACGGGCACTTCCGAGCGGCGTCACTGCTGCCGGCGACCCTCGCCCGTATGCGCGGACGGGTCTTCCGCGCCCAGGCATCCGAATGGCTCGCGGCCAACGATGCGTTCCGCGCCGATGTCCTCGCGCGACTGCGCGCCGAAGGGCCGGTCATCGCGGCGGCCATCCCCGATACGAGCCAGGTCGCCCACACGAACGAGGCCGGCTGGTACGGGTCGAACCAGGTGCCGCGCATGCTCGAGCTGCTCTCGTATCTCGGTGAGGTGGCGATCGTGGGTCGCGAAGGTCGTCAGCGGGTGTGGGACATCGGCGAACGCGTCTACGCGGGCGTACCCGAGATCCCCTACGACGAGGCGAGCGACATCCTCGAGCGGCGTCGTCTTCAGGCGGCGGGGATCGCGCGGCGGCGCTCGACGTGGACACCGGTGGGCGAGGCGGGCGAGCCGGCGCGGGTCGAGGGGTCCGCGTGGACGTGGCAGGTGGATGCGGCGGCGCTGGCGGGCCTCGAAGACGATGCCGGCGGGCGGGTCGCGATCCTCAACCCCTACGACGGGATGCTCTTCGACCGGCCACGGTTGAAAGAGCTCTTCGACTTCGAGTTCGTGCTCGAGCAGTTCAAGCCGAAGGCGCAGCGGCGCTACGGCTACTTCGTGCACCCGATTCTCATCGGCGATCGGTTCGTGGCGCTTCTGGACGCCCAGCTCGACAAGAAGAAGGAGAACCTCGTCGTCGCGGCCGTGCACGAACTCACCGACCTCGGCCCCGAGGATCGCGAGATGATCGACGCCGAGATCGACGACCTCGGCGAGTGGCTCGGTGTCCCGGTCGTGCGCAGTCGCTGACCGGCCCTGCCGCCCGTTCTCGCCGACGAGGCCGCCGACGCGCTGGGCGTTCCGGCCTCGGGACTCAGTCGTCGGCGCGCTCGCGCGGGGCCAGAGCGAGCGCGACCTGCTCGTCCGTCGTGAGCGGAGCGCGGGTGACGAGCTCGTGCACGAATGCCAGCTTGCGACGCACCGGCGGGCTGATCGTGAAGGGATACAGATCGGCGAGCCCCATGGAGCGGTTGATGCGGTTGAAGCCCTGCGACAGGGCCTCCCAGTCGCTGAGCACCCGACCGATCGGCTGATCGTCGTAGTGGTCCTCGGGAACCACGTCCACGTCGCGACGCGTGGCGGAGGCATCCAGTCTCATCCCGATCGCGGCGGCGGTCTTCAACGTGCCCACGATGTGCAGGTAGTGCGCGAAGGTCTCGGCGAAGTCCTCCCACGGGTGCATGGTGGCGTACTCGGAGATGAACGAGTCCTGCCATCCGGCCGGCGCTCCGGTCTCGTAATGGCGCGTCAGGGCGTCCTGGTAGCTCGCACGTTCGTCACCGAACAGGTCGCGGCACTGCGCCCACGCCGTGTCGTCGCGGATCAGCACGTTCTGGAAGTAGTGACCGCTCTCGTGGCGCAGGTGGCCGAGCACCGTGCGATACGGCTCGCCGAGGCGCACCCGCAGCGCCTCGCGCACATCGTCGAGGCTTTCGGCGAGGTCGATCGTGATGATGCCGTTCGCATGCCCGATGATGACGCGTCGGCCCTCGGAACGGCTCGAGAGCAGGTCGAAGCCGAGCCCGCCCGGCCAAACGTCCCACGGCACGATCGGAAGACCGAGGTCGCCCAGCTGCAGCAGCAGTCGGCGTTTGGCCTCTTCGGTGGTGGCGAGCTTCTCGAGGGCGATCGTGTCGTCCGCCGGCGGCCGTGTGCGCGTCAGCCGGCACGAGAAGCAGCGTCCCGCGGGGGCATCCTCGCGCACCAGCCAGTTGCAGCCCCACCGGCGCTCCGAGCAGGTGTACCAGGTGACCCCGTCGACGACCGCTCGTCCGTCGCGGATGCCGACGAAGCGGCGCTCGATCACTTCGAGCCCCATCTCGGTCGTGCAGTCCGGACACACCAGCGTGTCGAGGTAGACGAAGCGGCGGCAGGAGGGGCAGCGCGGCGTGGAGCTCACGCAGCAACCGTACCGCCCGGTCGACCCGCGCCGCGCGGCATCCCAGGCGCGGCCGGGTGTCACACGACGACACGCGATTCGTGCGGCGGGACGGGTCGGCACGACGATGGACCACGGCGACGCGAGGCGCAGGATGCCCGTGACGCAGAAAGGACGGACGATGACCACCCGGGGGTTCACGACACGGCAGCTGCACGAGCGGGCGACGGGAGCCACTCCCACTGCACGGGCGACACCCATCTACCTCACGGCGGGCTTCGAGTTCGACGAGTACGACAACGCCGCCGCGCATTTCGGTGCAGGCGAGGGCTACGCCTACACCCGCATCGGAAACCCGACCGTCGAGACCGTCGAGCACACTCTGGCGGCGCTCGAGGGCGGCTCGCAGGCGCTGCTGCTCGCGAGCGGGCAGGCCGCCACCTCCGTCGCTCTGCTGGCTCTGCTCGAAGCCGGCCAGCACATCGTCTCGTCGACTCACATCTACGAAGGCACCCGCGGACTGTTCCGCGACAACCTCTCGCGGCTCGGCATCGCCACGACCTTCGTCGACGACATCGACGACCCGGATGCCTGGGAGGCCGCGATCCGGCCCGAGACCCGCGCGTTGTTCGCCGAGTCGATCTCCAACGCCGCGAACCGGCTCATCGACATCGCCGCGATCGCCGAGGTCGCCCATCGCCACGGCATCCCCCTCGTCGTCGACAACACGTTCGCCACCCCGTACCTTGTGCGCCCGATCGAGCACGGCGCCGACGTCGTCGTGCACTCGGCGAGCAAGTTCCTCGCGGGACACGGCAGCGTGCTCGGCGGCGCGATCGTCGACAGCGGGCGGTTCGATCCGGCGCGCGACGGTCACCTGTTTCCGCACCTCATCGAGCCGGGTCGGGGCGGAGCCGCGAGCATTGCGGACCGGGTGGGCGGGGACGCCCGCATCGCGTACGCGCGCGAGAGTGTCGCGCCGCGCTTCGGACCGACGCCCTCGCCGCTGAACGCCTTCCTCATCGGGCAGGGGATCGAGACGCTGAGTCTGCGCGTCGAGCGCCAGAGCGCCAACGCCCTCGCCGTCGCCCAGTGGCTCGAGGGCCGCCCCGAGATCGCCGCCGTCGACTACGTCGGGCTCATCGGGCACCCTCATCACGCCCTCGCCGAGCATCTGCTGCCCGACGGCTACGGCTCGGTGTTCAGCTTCACGGTGCGCGGGGGATCGGACGCCGCCCGGCGCCTCGTCGAGAGCCTCGAGGTGTTCACCCACATGACCCACCTCGGCGATGTCCGCTCGCTCGTGCTCCACCCGGCCTCGACCTCGCACGTCACCCTCAGCGCCGACGAGCGCGCCGCCGTCGGCGTGTTCGAGGGCACCCTGCGGGTGTCGATCGGCATCGAAGACGTCGCCGACCTCACCGCCGACCTCGCACGGGCTCTCGCCGTGGCGTCCCCCGTCGACGTCGCCGTGGTCGCGTGAGCGCGCCCGGCTCGGGGAGCGCGCGGCCGCAGCACTTCGGCTGGTTCCTCGCGCGCGGCTTCGGCCCGCACGGGTGGGGGCATCCGTACCTCGACTGGGACTACGACTGGACCCGGCCCGACCTCTATCAGCAAGTCCGCGCGCGAGCTCGAACAGGCCGGATTCGACTTCGTGCTGATCGAGGATGCCCCCTCGCTCGGCTCGGCGGAGACGATCGACCTGCGCGTGCGGCACGCGTTCGGCGGTCCGAAGCACGATCCGCTGCTGCTCGCGCCGTACCTCTTCCAGGCGACGCGTCATCTCGGGGTGATCCCGACCGTCAACCCCGCGGCCACGCTGCCGTACACCGCGGCGCGCCAGTTCGCGACGCTGCAGCACCTGAGCGGCGACCGCCTCGGGCTCAACGTCGTCACCGACACCGGCAGTGCGCGTCATTTCTCCGACGCCGCGCCCCTCGGGCACGACGCCGCCTACGACCGCGCCGAGGAATGGCTCTCGTCGTTGCGCGAGCTGTGGGCATCGTGGAGCTCGCCGGCTGGCAGCGCCCTCGTGCGCGACGCCGCCTCGGGCGTCTATGCCGACGGCACGCGACTGGATGCCGTCCGCCACCGCGGCGAGTACTACGCCTTCGACGGTCCGCTGAACGCGATCCCGTTCGAGCGGGGCGAACCCGTCATCGCCTCGCCCGGCGGCTCGGGTCGCGGCCTCGCGTTCGCGGGGGCGAACTCCGACATCCAGCTCGCGCTCGCGCCGCTCACCGAGAAGAGCGTGCGCGAGTACCGTGCCCGCATCCACGCGGCTGCGATCGAGCGGGGGCGCCGCCCCGACGACATCCGCATCATGTTCGCGATCCAGCCGGTGATCGTGTCGTCTCCGGAAGAAGCCGATCGGCTCGTCGCCGCATCCGCCGCCCCCACCGACGATGTCCTGCGGCAGATCGCGCAGCGCCAGTCCAGCGACCTCGAGACCGATCTCACCTCGCTCGATCTCGACGCCCCGCTCCCGTCACGTCTGTTCGCCGAGCACGTCTCGCAGGGGTCCCTGCGCAGGCTGACCGGAGACCGGGATGTGGCGACCGCGCCGCTGCGTGCACACCTCACGGCGCTCGCGCGGCTCGGGCGCATCTCCGACCGGTCCGGGTTCGTCGGCACGGCGGAGGAATTCGCCGACCTCGTCGAGGAACTCGGCACCTGGGGCAACGACGGCGTGCTGCTGTGGGGCGACCTCCACCCCGTCACGGTGCATCGCACCCTCGACGAGCTCGTGCCGGTGCTCCGCCGCCGCGGCATCCTGCGCCGCGATCACACGGGGCAGGGGCTGCGCGCCGATCTGCACGCGTTCTGACCTCCGGGCGCCGCGCACCGGGCGGAAGCGCCACGCGAAAAGGCCGCGTCACCCCGACGGGTGACGCGGCCTTCTCGCAGGAAGGTCAGCCGAGCTTGTTGGCGCTCAGCCACGCCTTCGCGGCGTCCTTCGGGGACTTCTGGTCGACCTTCACCTCGACGTTGAGAGCGACGAGGCCCTCGGGGGTCAGGGCGGCGCTCACCTTGTTGATGACGTCGGCGACCTCGCCCGACACCGAGGCGTTCACGAGCGGCACGACGTTCGACGCGAGGAAGAGCCCCTTGGGGTCTTCGAGGGTGACGAGGTCCTTCGTCTTGATGTCGGGCTCGGCGCTGTAGACGTTCGCGACCTGGATGCCTCCGGCCACGAGCTCGTCGACCGTGGTGTCGGCGGTCCCCTTGAAGGTCACGTCGACGCCATACTTGTCCTTCAGGCCGCTCGGACCGTAGGG
This genomic interval carries:
- a CDS encoding DNA glycosylase AlkZ-like family protein, with amino-acid sequence MHELTREQARRLAVRAQLLDADRPGDVVEVVEQVGAIKIDPTATIAPAEQTAPWARIGWGYEPGQLTKAVEQDRQLFEFDGHFRAASLLPATLARMRGRVFRAQASEWLAANDAFRADVLARLRAEGPVIAAAIPDTSQVAHTNEAGWYGSNQVPRMLELLSYLGEVAIVGREGRQRVWDIGERVYAGVPEIPYDEASDILERRRLQAAGIARRRSTWTPVGEAGEPARVEGSAWTWQVDAAALAGLEDDAGGRVAILNPYDGMLFDRPRLKELFDFEFVLEQFKPKAQRRYGYFVHPILIGDRFVALLDAQLDKKKENLVVAAVHELTDLGPEDREMIDAEIDDLGEWLGVPVVRSR
- a CDS encoding zinc-binding metallopeptidase family protein; protein product: MSSTPRCPSCRRFVYLDTLVCPDCTTEMGLEVIERRFVGIRDGRAVVDGVTWYTCSERRWGCNWLVREDAPAGRCFSCRLTRTRPPADDTIALEKLATTEEAKRRLLLQLGDLGLPIVPWDVWPGGLGFDLLSSRSEGRRVIIGHANGIITIDLAESLDDVREALRVRLGEPYRTVLGHLRHESGHYFQNVLIRDDTAWAQCRDLFGDERASYQDALTRHYETGAPAGWQDSFISEYATMHPWEDFAETFAHYLHIVGTLKTAAAIGMRLDASATRRDVDVVPEDHYDDQPIGRVLSDWEALSQGFNRINRSMGLADLYPFTISPPVRRKLAFVHELVTRAPLTTDEQVALALAPRERADD
- a CDS encoding O-acetylhomoserine aminocarboxypropyltransferase/cysteine synthase family protein, which encodes MTTRGFTTRQLHERATGATPTARATPIYLTAGFEFDEYDNAAAHFGAGEGYAYTRIGNPTVETVEHTLAALEGGSQALLLASGQAATSVALLALLEAGQHIVSSTHIYEGTRGLFRDNLSRLGIATTFVDDIDDPDAWEAAIRPETRALFAESISNAANRLIDIAAIAEVAHRHGIPLVVDNTFATPYLVRPIEHGADVVVHSASKFLAGHGSVLGGAIVDSGRFDPARDGHLFPHLIEPGRGGAASIADRVGGDARIAYARESVAPRFGPTPSPLNAFLIGQGIETLSLRVERQSANALAVAQWLEGRPEIAAVDYVGLIGHPHHALAEHLLPDGYGSVFSFTVRGGSDAARRLVESLEVFTHMTHLGDVRSLVLHPASTSHVTLSADERAAVGVFEGTLRVSIGIEDVADLTADLARALAVASPVDVAVVA